From Paralcaligenes sp. KSB-10:
TAGGGCAAGGCAGGCAGCCTCCCGAATGGATGGCGGCTTTGCTGGCTCAGCGGGATCGCCGTCTTGCGGCGCCCACTTTTTCTCCCGATGGGCTGTATCTGGCTCAGGTCGAATACCCGGCCGAGTTCGACCTGCCGTCTTCGACGCTTCAAACTCTGTTTGCATCGCACCTGGGATCTTGCGGTTTTTAAGGTGATACCGGGGTATATACTAGCGGCCGTCCGCAGGCGGATCGTATAGAATTCACCGCCGGCTTGTGCGTTCAACTGATTTTTTGTCATATCAGGCTACCGCTCGCAGGTCGTGCAGAAAAGGCAATCCCTTCGTATCGTTTTGCTCGCCAGGCTCCCGCGGGGCGCACCGGGCTCGATATGTCATAAGCCTCTTTTTTGAGTCGGCTGATCAAAAATCGGCCGGCGCGAGGGCGATTGACGCCATACAGAGTGTGATCCATGAAATTTTTCTTAGCAATATCAAGAACGATAGACTACATAAATACCAAAGTAGGGCAGGCCGTCACGTGGCTGACCCTGATCGTGGTTGTGGTTAGCGCCTCCAATGCCGTTGTGCGCAAACTGTTCAATATCAGTTCGAATGCGTGGCTGGAACTCCAGTGGTATCTGTTTGGAGCCATATTCCTGCTGGCGGCGGGTTATACGTTCTTGCGCAACGAGCATGTACGTGTCGACGTGCTGGCGCAGCGCTTCTCCAAGCGCACCCAGATCAAGATCGAGATTTTCGGCGTCCTGTTTTTCCTGCTGCCCGCCGCTGTGATTATCTTCTGGCTGTCTATTCCTTTTTTCTACGAAGCGTTTGCGTTGAACGAGCAGTCGTCCAACTCGGGCGGGCTGGTACGCTGGCCGGCCAAACTTCTGATCCCTGCGGGGTTTGGCCTGTTGATCCTGGCGGGCCTGTCGCACCTGATCAAGTGCGTGGGGTATCTGCGTGGCGCCTGTCCCGATCCGACCGCACGTGAAAAGGCGCAAAGCGCCGAAGAAGAATTGGCCCTGGAAATCCTGCGCCAGGCCGAACTCGATCGGGCGCGGACGCCTGCCAACCACATCGCAAGCAAGGGCCATTGATCATGGAGTTTTTTGTCGATAACCTGGCTCCGATCATGTTCATCAACCTGATCGTATTTTTGCTCTTGGGGTTCCCGGTGGCTTTTTCGCTGGCGGCCAACGGCATTCTGTACGGCCTGGTGGCGGTTGATCTGGGAATGATTCAGCCCGCATTGTTTCAAGCTCTCCCGCAACGTGTGTTTGGCATCGTGTCCAACGATACCCTGTTGGCGGTGCCTTTCTTTACGCTGATGGGCTTGGTGCTCGAGCGGTCCGGCATGGCCGAAGACTTGCTCGAAACCATAGGGCAGTTGTTTGGCCCCGTGCGCGGCGGGTTGGCGATAGCCGTGGTGCTGGTGGGAGCCATGCTGGCCGCAACCACAGGGGTAGTCTCGGCATCGGTCATTTCCATGGGCCTGATTTCCCTGCCCATCATGCTGCGCTACGGCTACGACCGAAGGTTGGCCAGCGGGGTCATCGCGGCGTCTGGTACCTTGTCGCAGATCATTCCGCCGTCCCTGGTGCTGATTGTCCTGGCAGACCAACTGGGCCGGTCGGTTGGCGATATGTATCGGGGCGCCCTGATCCCCGGCTTTGTGCTGGCGGGCGCCTATATTCTGTATGTCGTGGTTTTATCGTTCATCAATCCCGCTGCAGCGCCGGCGCTCCCCGAAGAAGCCCGGATCTATGGGCAGGCCAATGGCCGGCGCGGCCTGCGCTCCCTGGCTGTCCTTACCCTGATTGCCTGTACTGTGTCGTACTTCGGTTCAGAACATTACTTTCATACCCACGCCAATGTGCCCATCGACGAGCGTGTCGTGGTGATGCTGATGGTCTGGGGCCTGACGGCGCTGGCCATCGCATTGGTAAACAAGGTATTCCGGCTGGGCTTGTTGTCGAAAATTGCCGAGCGTGTCACGTTTGTCATGATACCGCCGCTATTCCTGATCTTCCTGGTTCTGGGCACTATCTTTATAGGCATGGCCACGCCCACCGAAGGGGGGGCCATGGGCGCTGTCGGAGCCATTCTGATGGCCGTCTCGCGCGGCCGTTTTTCGCTTTCCCTGCTCAAGCAGGCCATGGATACCACCACCAAGCTGACCTGCTTCGTGGTGTTCATCCTGGTGGGCTCGACGGTGTTCAGCCTGAGCTTCCGGGGCGTCAATGGCGACTTATGGGTCGAGCACCTGCTCATCGGCTTGCCTGGCGGACAATGGGGCTTCCTGATCGTGGTAAGCGTGCTGACCTTCTTTTTGGCATTCTTCCTGGATTTCTTCGAGCTGGCGTTCATTATCGTGCCCTTGCTGGGGCCGGTGGCCGAGAAAATGGGGATCGACCTGATCTGGTTCGGCGTATTGCTGGCCGTCAATATGCAGACCTCGTTCATGCATCCGCCTTTTGGCTTTGCCCTGTTCTACCTGCGTTCCGTGGCACCCAAGGAAGACTATCACGACCGGGTTACCGGCAAGCTGATCCCCCGGGTTACCACCGGCCAGATCTATTGGGGGTCCATCCCTTTCATTTGTATTCAGATCGCCATGGTGGCGGCTGTCCTGGTTTTCCCCCGGATGGTCACGCATTACAAAGACGGCGCGGTCACCGTCGATGCCTCCAAGGTGCAGTTCGGCAACACCAGCGCTTATGGTTCGGATTCGTACGGCTATGGCGATGCGGGGAGCAGTGCGGTGACCGATCCGGGGGCCGCTTTCAAATAAGCCAGGAATCGGCAATTTGGTGTTTAATACATTTGTGCCTGCGCATTGCCCAGCCTATTTAGTCAAGAGCGTATACAACGATGGTTCCCCTGCGTACCCGGGTCAAAATTTGCGGTCTGACCCGCCCTGAAGATGTCGACGCCGCCGTACAGGCCGGCGCGGATGCCATTGGCCTGGTGTTTTATCCCAAAAGCTCGCGCCTGGTCTCGCTAAAGCAGGCACGGCGCCTGCGCGAGGCGGCGCCGGCTTTTGTCGATGTGGTGGCCTTGTTCGTCAATGCCATGCCCGATGAAGTTCAGGCGGTCATCGATCATGTGCAGCCCGATTTTCTGCAGTTTCATGGCGATGAGCCCCCGGAATACTGCGCCGGCTTCAATCACCGCTATATACGAGCTTTCCGCCTGGGAGCTCCCGACCTGAATTGCTCCGATGCTGTGTTGCGCGCGTGTCAGACTTATGCGCAGGCGGCCGCGTGGTTGTTCGACAGCTACAGCCCCGGCTACGGGGGCAGCGGCCGAGTGCTGGATACGGACCTGTTGCACGCTGTTCGGCAATCGCCCGATAGCCGCCCGGTAGTTCTGGCCGGCGGCCTGGTTGCCGAATCGGTGGCGGCGTCGATCCGGTCAGTGCACCCCTATGCCGTCGATGTCAGCAGCGGCGTGGAGGCCTCTCCCGGCATCAAGTCCGCCGAGAAAATCCAGGCCTTCATGCGCGGAGTGCGCGAGGGGGATGCAGTGCGCGCCCAGGCGCTGGACCTGGCATAAAAAAACCCGCAGAGCCGGGCTCGATGCGGGTTGTGTGGCTTTTATGGTGGCTTGTGCAAGCGCACTGAAAGCAAGGTAATGGTAGGCAGTACTGGGTTCGAACCAGCGACCTCTACGATGTCAACGTAGCGCTCTAACCAACTGAGCTAACCGCCTAGAAAGAACGTGATTCTAGCGTATTTAATCTGGCCTTGTCAAAGACGCGGCCTTGCAAAGGCAGGTGCTATTTCCGGACACAGGAAGTACAGCCTTCGTTCCGCTTGAACGGGTGTTCATACGGCGGCTTCAGGGTCAGTCAGGCTTGAATCTCGGCTTTTTCACAACAAACTTGCAAGAAAAATGCCGTCCAGGCTTGCTTTGCCGGTCTTTGGGCTCAGTGGGAAGCTGACAGGTGTTACACTTGGAGCAACTTAATAAGCAATTTTTGATTTGTATGAGCCTGAACGCGACGCGAACTACCATCCGGACCAGATAACAGTTGCCGCGTATTGTTCATCAGCTAACCAGCAAATTCAAAAAACCAAAATTACGCGGCTAGTGCCGCGTTTTTTGTTTTTCAGGATATTTTATGGTTCACATTACCTTGCCAGACGGCTCGCAGCGCGAGTTTGCCGGCCCAGTGTCGGTCGGCGATGTCGCCAACTCTATCGGGACCGGCCTGGGGCGCGCCGCGCTGGGCGGGCGCGTGACGGTAGCAGGGGCGGAGCCCAAGCTGGTCGATACCAGTTTTCTTATTGAACACGATGCGCATCTGGCCATCATTACCGC
This genomic window contains:
- a CDS encoding TRAP transporter small permease subunit: MKFFLAISRTIDYINTKVGQAVTWLTLIVVVVSASNAVVRKLFNISSNAWLELQWYLFGAIFLLAAGYTFLRNEHVRVDVLAQRFSKRTQIKIEIFGVLFFLLPAAVIIFWLSIPFFYEAFALNEQSSNSGGLVRWPAKLLIPAGFGLLILAGLSHLIKCVGYLRGACPDPTAREKAQSAEEELALEILRQAELDRARTPANHIASKGH
- a CDS encoding TRAP transporter large permease subunit; its protein translation is MEFFVDNLAPIMFINLIVFLLLGFPVAFSLAANGILYGLVAVDLGMIQPALFQALPQRVFGIVSNDTLLAVPFFTLMGLVLERSGMAEDLLETIGQLFGPVRGGLAIAVVLVGAMLAATTGVVSASVISMGLISLPIMLRYGYDRRLASGVIAASGTLSQIIPPSLVLIVLADQLGRSVGDMYRGALIPGFVLAGAYILYVVVLSFINPAAAPALPEEARIYGQANGRRGLRSLAVLTLIACTVSYFGSEHYFHTHANVPIDERVVVMLMVWGLTALAIALVNKVFRLGLLSKIAERVTFVMIPPLFLIFLVLGTIFIGMATPTEGGAMGAVGAILMAVSRGRFSLSLLKQAMDTTTKLTCFVVFILVGSTVFSLSFRGVNGDLWVEHLLIGLPGGQWGFLIVVSVLTFFLAFFLDFFELAFIIVPLLGPVAEKMGIDLIWFGVLLAVNMQTSFMHPPFGFALFYLRSVAPKEDYHDRVTGKLIPRVTTGQIYWGSIPFICIQIAMVAAVLVFPRMVTHYKDGAVTVDASKVQFGNTSAYGSDSYGYGDAGSSAVTDPGAAFK
- a CDS encoding phosphoribosylanthranilate isomerase, with translation MVPLRTRVKICGLTRPEDVDAAVQAGADAIGLVFYPKSSRLVSLKQARRLREAAPAFVDVVALFVNAMPDEVQAVIDHVQPDFLQFHGDEPPEYCAGFNHRYIRAFRLGAPDLNCSDAVLRACQTYAQAAAWLFDSYSPGYGGSGRVLDTDLLHAVRQSPDSRPVVLAGGLVAESVAASIRSVHPYAVDVSSGVEASPGIKSAEKIQAFMRGVREGDAVRAQALDLA